One genomic region from Campylobacter concisus encodes:
- the nuoI gene encoding NADH-quinone oxidoreductase subunit NuoI yields the protein MNEKKYILIDEKLKPKSAFDKFKHFIAATFKPDLLIGLKVTIKQMLFSKSHTLKYPMQKMELNARYRGIHKLLKFVESENERCIGCGLCEKICVSNCISMKTSLGEDGRKKVASYSINLSRCVYCGFCADVCPELAIVCGQEYEVASESRIIFGTKDEFLTKDKFLKDQSEFEGYGALPKNSDSLIKKTPNAFIGENENETKSDE from the coding sequence ATGAATGAGAAAAAATATATTTTAATAGATGAAAAGTTAAAGCCAAAGAGCGCGTTTGATAAATTTAAGCACTTCATCGCTGCCACATTTAAGCCTGATCTTTTGATCGGACTAAAAGTCACGATAAAGCAGATGCTCTTTAGCAAGTCGCATACTTTAAAATACCCTATGCAAAAGATGGAGCTAAATGCTAGATATAGGGGTATTCACAAGCTTTTAAAATTTGTTGAAAGTGAAAATGAACGTTGCATTGGGTGCGGGCTATGTGAGAAAATTTGCGTTAGCAACTGTATTTCGATGAAGACTTCACTTGGTGAAGATGGCCGCAAAAAGGTCGCAAGCTACTCAATAAATTTAAGTAGATGCGTGTATTGTGGATTTTGCGCTGATGTTTGTCCTGAGCTTGCGATAGTTTGCGGACAAGAGTACGAAGTCGCAAGCGAGAGCAGGATTATATTTGGCACAAAAGATGAATTTTTGACAAAGGATAAATTTTTAAAAGATCAAAGTGAGTTTGAAGGATACGGAGCACTTCCTAAAAATTCTGATAGCTTAATCAAAAAGACACCAAATGCATTTATAGGCGAAAATGAAAATGAGACAAAAAGTGATGAGTAG
- the nuoH gene encoding NADH-quinone oxidoreductase subunit NuoH, producing MSETLFFVLSTIVKAVVILAVMASLAGLATYAERKVLAYMQRRVGPDMVGPAGILQIVADMIKLFTKEDIVPANTNKFIFLIAPLISAIAAFAALAPVPFLPEFEIFGHTLRPILSDINVGILYIAGVASVCVFSPLAAGLASYNKFALISAARAVVSLLSFEIVAGMALLSVVMVTSSLSLVDINNYQKGIFGWLIFKQPLAFLLFLIASFVECNRTPFCLTENETEIVAGYGTEYSGMRWAMFFIGEYTNMIAASIIITILFLGGFNEFLFIPGALMIILKSSIVFFFFIWVRASWAHLRVDQLSTFCWKILLPLGILNIVITGFMLLI from the coding sequence ATGAGTGAAACACTATTTTTTGTGCTAAGCACTATCGTTAAAGCCGTGGTCATCTTAGCCGTCATGGCAAGCCTTGCAGGACTAGCAACTTATGCTGAGAGAAAGGTACTAGCCTACATGCAGCGCCGCGTAGGACCTGATATGGTGGGACCTGCTGGAATTTTACAGATAGTAGCTGACATGATAAAACTCTTTACAAAAGAGGACATCGTACCAGCAAATACGAATAAATTTATCTTTTTAATAGCTCCACTAATATCAGCCATTGCCGCCTTTGCAGCGCTTGCACCTGTGCCGTTTTTGCCTGAGTTTGAAATTTTTGGACATACATTACGTCCGATTCTCTCAGATATAAATGTTGGTATTTTATACATCGCTGGTGTTGCTTCAGTTTGCGTCTTTTCTCCACTTGCAGCAGGTCTTGCAAGCTATAATAAATTTGCATTAATTAGTGCAGCTCGCGCAGTAGTCTCACTTCTTAGTTTCGAAATAGTCGCTGGCATGGCTCTTTTAAGCGTCGTAATGGTAACTAGCTCACTCTCACTTGTGGATATAAACAACTATCAAAAAGGAATTTTTGGCTGGCTTATATTCAAGCAGCCCCTTGCCTTTTTACTCTTTTTAATAGCAAGCTTCGTGGAGTGCAACAGAACGCCATTTTGCTTAACAGAAAACGAAACAGAGATAGTAGCAGGCTATGGCACCGAGTATAGCGGCATGAGATGGGCGATGTTTTTCATCGGCGAGTACACAAATATGATCGCCGCTAGCATCATCATTACGATTTTATTTTTAGGTGGATTTAACGAATTTTTATTTATCCCAGGTGCTTTGATGATCATCTTAAAATCAAGCATTGTCTTTTTCTTTTTTATTTGGGTAAGGGCTTCATGGGCACATTTAAGAGTTGATCAGTTAAGTACATTTTGCTGGAAAATTTTGCTTCCGCTTGGAATTTTAAATATCGTAATCACTGGCTTTATGCTACTAATCTAA